A genomic window from Erythrobacter sp. BLCC-B19 includes:
- a CDS encoding ATP-binding cassette domain-containing protein — protein METPAPLLRFDGVICRFGEVTAVGGVSCDIAAGSFVALVGSSGSGKSTLLKTVNTLVTPTEGRVLFAGEDVAGLKPAKLRRRVGYVFQSIGLFPHFSVAENIAIGPRLTGEKLTPERIAALLALVELDPALAGRMPDELSGGQRQRVGVARALAGEPELLIMDEPFGALDPVTRDALGHKVRELHDTLGLTTVMVTHDMAEALLLADRVLVMDKGQLVADEAPRALLAGAGGAVAQRLVSVPRQQAERLAAMEGSGELPG, from the coding sequence ATGGAAACGCCCGCCCCCCTGCTCCGCTTTGACGGGGTGATCTGCCGCTTCGGCGAGGTCACGGCGGTGGGAGGCGTTTCCTGCGACATTGCGGCAGGCAGCTTTGTCGCACTGGTCGGTTCCTCGGGATCGGGGAAATCGACGCTGCTCAAGACAGTCAACACGCTGGTCACCCCGACCGAGGGGCGGGTGCTGTTCGCTGGCGAGGATGTCGCGGGCCTCAAACCCGCCAAGCTGCGCCGCCGGGTCGGCTATGTGTTCCAGAGCATCGGACTGTTCCCGCATTTCTCGGTGGCCGAGAACATCGCCATCGGCCCGCGCCTGACCGGCGAGAAACTGACGCCCGAACGCATTGCCGCGCTGCTGGCGCTGGTCGAGCTTGACCCGGCGCTGGCGGGCCGGATGCCGGACGAACTCAGCGGCGGGCAGCGCCAGCGGGTCGGCGTGGCGCGCGCGCTGGCGGGCGAGCCGGAACTGCTCATCATGGACGAACCCTTCGGCGCGCTCGACCCCGTCACGCGCGATGCCCTCGGCCACAAGGTGCGCGAGCTGCACGACACGCTCGGGCTGACCACGGTGATGGTGACGCATGACATGGCCGAAGCGCTGCTGCTGGCAGACCGGGTGCTGGTGATGGACAAGGGGCAGCTGGTCGCAGACGAAGCCCCGCGCGCGCTTCTGGCCGGCGCAGGGGGCGCCGTTGCCCAGCGGCTCGTCAGCGTGCCGCGCCAGCAGGCCGAAAGGCTCGCCGCGATGGAAGGCTCCGGGGAGCTGCCCGGCTGA